One Planktothrix serta PCC 8927 DNA segment encodes these proteins:
- a CDS encoding DNA-formamidopyrimidine glycosylase, with translation MPELPEVETVRQGLNQVTLTRAFMGGEVLLKRTLAYPFSVDEFLQNLTGIAIAHWHRRGKYLLAELVKLDSNSTPGGWLGVHLRMTGQLLWVNPQEPLQKHTRIRLFFAENRELRFVDQRTFGQIWWVRPDQEISNIITGLNNLGPEPFAPEFSVEYLQAQFKKRQRPIKSALLDQKLVAGVGNIYADEALFLSGIAPTTPCTTLTREQLERLQHQIIQVLEKSIQKGGTTIRNFLNVQGVNGNYGGSAWVYNRTGEPCRVCGTPIERLKLAGRSAHFCPQCQGGGNREQGTGNRE, from the coding sequence GTGCCGGAACTACCGGAAGTTGAAACCGTTCGGCAAGGTCTAAATCAAGTGACCTTGACAAGAGCGTTTATGGGGGGTGAGGTGTTGTTAAAACGCACTCTCGCCTACCCGTTTTCTGTTGATGAATTTTTGCAGAATTTAACCGGAATTGCGATCGCTCATTGGCATCGCCGAGGTAAATATTTATTAGCAGAATTAGTTAAATTAGACTCTAATTCAACCCCTGGAGGCTGGTTAGGGGTTCATTTACGGATGACGGGTCAATTATTATGGGTTAACCCTCAAGAACCCTTACAAAAACACACTCGCATTCGATTATTTTTTGCTGAAAATCGAGAATTGAGATTTGTTGATCAACGCACCTTTGGTCAAATCTGGTGGGTTCGGCCGGATCAAGAGATTTCTAATATTATTACCGGATTAAACAATTTAGGGCCAGAACCTTTTGCTCCAGAATTTTCCGTTGAATATTTACAAGCCCAATTTAAAAAACGTCAACGCCCCATAAAATCAGCCCTTTTGGATCAAAAATTAGTGGCTGGAGTCGGGAATATTTATGCAGATGAAGCGTTATTTTTAAGCGGAATAGCCCCAACAACTCCTTGCACTACTTTAACCCGTGAACAACTCGAACGCTTACAGCACCAGATTATTCAAGTATTAGAAAAAAGTATTCAAAAAGGCGGGACAACGATTCGCAACTTCCTCAATGTTCAAGGAGTAAATGGTAATTATGGGGGTAGCGCTTGGGTTTACAACCGGACTGGAGAACCCTGTCGCGTTTGTGGAACTCCCATTGAACGTTTAAAACTTGCCGGACGGTCTGCTCATTTTTGTCCTCAATGTCAGGGGGGAGGGAACAGGGAACAGGGAACAGGGAACAGGGAATAG
- a CDS encoding HEAT repeat domain-containing protein, translating to MLLETLGTLGTVIAPWLGEWGAVKIASGILKNICSQLNPQEIEKALKVAITVAEQHCEQLFGQSDKRFKRKFLDQYFQRKEVLEELQKPLVNQGINLDLLVFAFEETVNNNNSDGNNRINPEFIKPWLELFKTEYFKQIGGNLNFKYAKAVYLKQLICWYDDVKFVGIDAKGQENDKSEKLAKIFVMQDVKEEKKERYGSLREADFLELGDRGNRQGELSRQQRQWMALDNYAGNPFPAQDLLTKNQAKKVVLLGAPGSGKTTLMSYFSVIIAQNQSELLGLNSEVDWLPILIRMRDYVRFENLSILEYYQQFCYKSLAVQSLPERFFEHWLEDGRALILLDGLDEIVEEGKRHEIVQKIENFLGRYDQNRVMITSRPAGYRRDFFRAEEFPHYWLQPFDDKKINAFIENWYNSRTPDPEEAKLRKEDIKKAFDKNPRLQLLARNPLLLTIITLIHRYQAQLPKERYKLYHCAVQTLLTTWDTTNKQLENHNKLEYLKNDDWEDLMQNLAFWIHSHQDGIENNELEGTLIDKDELIKFVANYIENTKQIKWTPAKNEAQRFIDFVRDRSGLLNEQGRDCYAFVHKTFQEYLCAQKIQREMEEDSYNFEIILDAIKTHLHDAHWREVLLLLVAQQQKKSAAKAIQVILDNQSEYEQWLHRDLLFAGSCLAENPKGLNVADSGLVEDILARLVSLEISDKTSDKLKEQLFKVFCSLYETDFAPQCLARLKAQTSKIDSDRLLTYRAELGEKETVIDELIQQLSDSDDGVRANAAEVLGQLGNASETVIEALLKALSDSDNWVCWNAAEALGQLGNASETVIEALLKALSDSEYWVRGYPAEALGNLENASETVIEALLKALSDSDHRVRENAAEALGKLGDASETVIEALLNALSDSEDGVRQNVAKALGKLGNASETVIEALLNALSDSEYSVRENAAEALGKLGNSSDRVIEALLNALSGSNDEVCPNAAEALGKLGNSSDRVIEALLVALSDSHDLDLVSGNAAEALGNLGNTSETVIEALLNALSDSQHWVRQNAAGALGKLGNTSETVIEALLEALSNSDNRVRDDAAEALGNLGNASETVIEALLTALSDSNYGVRRYAAGALGKLGNTSETVIEALLNALSDSADSVRWDAARALGKLGKQSPKVKPLVVEWIQQHEDSEFVGRGIDALWDLVNG from the coding sequence ATGTTATTAGAAACTTTAGGCACTTTAGGCACGGTAATTGCACCTTGGTTAGGGGAATGGGGAGCAGTAAAAATCGCCAGTGGTATTCTGAAGAATATTTGCAGTCAATTAAATCCCCAGGAGATTGAAAAAGCTTTAAAAGTGGCGATTACTGTTGCAGAGCAACACTGTGAGCAGTTATTTGGTCAGAGTGATAAGCGGTTTAAACGTAAATTTTTAGATCAATATTTTCAGAGAAAAGAAGTTTTAGAAGAATTGCAAAAACCTCTAGTTAATCAGGGAATTAATCTGGATTTACTTGTTTTTGCTTTTGAAGAAACAGTTAACAATAATAATTCAGATGGAAATAATCGAATTAATCCAGAATTTATTAAACCTTGGTTAGAATTATTTAAAACAGAATATTTTAAACAAATTGGGGGTAATTTAAACTTTAAATATGCTAAGGCTGTTTATCTTAAACAATTAATATGCTGGTATGATGATGTTAAGTTTGTGGGTATTGATGCTAAAGGACAGGAAAACGATAAATCCGAAAAGCTGGCTAAAATTTTTGTGATGCAAGATGTCAAAGAGGAGAAAAAAGAACGTTATGGAAGTCTGAGGGAAGCTGATTTTTTAGAGTTGGGAGATCGGGGAAATCGCCAAGGGGAATTATCCCGACAACAACGTCAATGGATGGCTTTAGATAATTATGCGGGAAATCCCTTTCCGGCTCAGGATTTATTAACGAAAAATCAGGCTAAAAAGGTTGTGCTTTTGGGTGCGCCCGGTTCAGGAAAAACAACGTTAATGAGTTATTTTTCAGTGATCATTGCTCAAAATCAATCGGAATTATTAGGCTTAAATTCAGAAGTTGATTGGCTACCGATTTTGATTCGGATGCGGGACTATGTTCGCTTTGAAAATCTGAGTATTTTAGAATATTATCAGCAATTTTGCTATAAATCTCTGGCGGTTCAATCTTTACCCGAAAGATTTTTTGAACATTGGCTAGAAGATGGTAGAGCTTTAATTCTTTTAGATGGTTTAGATGAAATTGTTGAAGAAGGCAAACGCCATGAAATCGTCCAAAAAATAGAGAATTTCCTGGGAAGATATGACCAAAATCGGGTAATGATTACGTCTCGTCCGGCGGGGTATAGAAGAGACTTTTTTCGGGCTGAAGAGTTTCCCCATTATTGGTTACAGCCATTTGACGATAAAAAAATTAACGCATTTATTGAGAATTGGTATAATAGCCGGACTCCAGATCCAGAAGAAGCTAAATTACGCAAGGAAGACATTAAAAAAGCTTTTGATAAAAATCCTCGTCTGCAACTTCTAGCGCGGAATCCTTTATTGTTAACGATTATTACTTTAATTCACCGTTATCAAGCTCAATTACCGAAGGAAAGATATAAACTTTATCACTGTGCAGTACAAACTTTATTAACAACTTGGGATACAACCAATAAGCAACTCGAAAATCATAACAAATTAGAATATCTCAAAAATGATGATTGGGAAGATCTGATGCAAAATTTAGCGTTTTGGATTCATAGCCATCAAGATGGAATTGAAAATAATGAATTAGAGGGAACGTTAATTGATAAAGATGAGTTGATTAAGTTTGTGGCAAATTATATCGAAAACACAAAGCAGATTAAATGGACTCCAGCTAAAAATGAAGCCCAACGTTTTATTGATTTTGTGCGCGATCGCAGTGGCTTACTGAATGAGCAAGGTCGAGATTGTTATGCGTTTGTCCATAAAACTTTTCAGGAATATCTTTGCGCTCAAAAAATACAACGGGAAATGGAGGAAGATTCCTATAACTTCGAGATTATTCTCGATGCTATTAAAACCCATCTCCATGATGCTCACTGGCGGGAGGTTTTGTTATTATTGGTAGCTCAACAGCAGAAAAAATCAGCAGCAAAAGCGATTCAAGTTATCTTAGATAATCAAAGTGAGTATGAGCAATGGTTACACCGAGATTTATTATTTGCGGGTAGTTGTTTAGCTGAAAATCCCAAAGGCTTAAATGTGGCGGATAGTGGTTTAGTGGAGGATATTTTAGCCCGGTTAGTTAGTTTAGAGATTAGTGACAAGACATCAGATAAACTCAAGGAGCAGCTTTTTAAGGTTTTTTGCAGTCTCTATGAAACGGATTTTGCTCCGCAATGTTTGGCACGTTTAAAAGCCCAGACAAGCAAAATTGATTCAGATAGATTATTAACCTATCGAGCCGAATTAGGGGAAAAGGAAACAGTGATTGACGAGTTAATTCAACAGTTGTCCGATAGTGATGATGGGGTGCGTGCGAATGCAGCAGAGGTATTAGGCCAGTTAGGGAATGCTTCGGAAACAGTCATTGAGGCTTTGCTTAAGGCTTTGTCTGATAGTGATAATTGGGTGTGTTGGAATGCAGCAGAGGCATTAGGCCAGTTAGGGAATGCTTCGGAAACAGTCATTGAGGCTTTGCTTAAGGCTTTGTCCGATAGTGAGTATTGGGTGCGTGGGTATCCAGCAGAGGCATTAGGCAACTTAGAGAATGCTTCGGAAACAGTCATTGAGGCTTTGCTTAAGGCTTTGTCCGATAGCGATCATAGGGTGCGTGAGAATGCAGCAGAGGCATTAGGCAAGTTAGGGGATGCTTCGGAAACAGTAATAGAGGCTTTGCTTAACGCTTTGTCCGATAGTGAGGATGGGGTGCGTCAGAATGTGGCAAAGGCATTAGGCAAGTTAGGGAATGCTTCGGAAACAGTAATAGAGGCTTTGCTTAACGCTTTGTCCGATAGTGAGTATTCTGTGCGTGAGAATGCAGCAGAGGCATTAGGCAAGTTAGGTAATAGTTCAGACCGGGTAATTGAGGCTTTGCTTAACGCTTTGTCCGGTAGTAATGATGAGGTGTGTCCGAATGCAGCAGAGGCATTAGGCAAGTTAGGTAATAGTTCAGACCGGGTAATTGAGGCTTTGCTTGTGGCTTTGTCCGATAGTCACGATTTAGATTTAGTGTCTGGGAATGCAGCAGAGGCATTAGGCAACTTAGGGAATACTTCGGAAACAGTAATAGAGGCTTTGCTTAACGCTTTGTCCGATAGTCAGCATTGGGTGCGTCAGAATGCAGCAGGAGCATTAGGCAAGTTAGGGAATACTTCGGAAACAGTAATTGAGGCTTTGCTGGAAGCTTTGTCCAATAGTGATAATCGGGTGCGTGACGATGCAGCAGAGGCATTAGGCAACTTAGGGAATGCTTCGGAAACAGTAATTGAGGCTTTGCTTACAGCTTTGTCCGATAGTAATTATGGGGTGCGTCGGTATGCAGCAGGGGCATTAGGCAAGTTAGGAAATACTTCGGAAACAGTAATAGAGGCTTTGCTTAACGCTTTGTCAGATAGTGCGGATTCGGTGCGTTGGGATGCAGCAAGGGCATTAGGCAAGTTAGGTAAGCAATCCCCTAAAGTTAAGCCGTTGGTGGTGGAGTGGATTCAACAACATGAAGATTCTGAATTTGTTGGGAGAGGTATTGATGCGTTGTGGGATTTGGTGAATGGTTAA
- the ndhO gene encoding NAD(P)H-quinone oxidoreductase subunit O codes for MAIKKGDFVHAVREKLENSLEAKASDSRFSPYLFETKGEIMELRGDYALVKFGQVPTPNIWLRLDQLEAA; via the coding sequence ATGGCAATTAAAAAAGGTGACTTTGTTCACGCGGTTCGGGAAAAGTTAGAAAACAGCTTAGAGGCAAAAGCCAGTGATAGCCGATTTTCCCCTTATCTTTTTGAAACCAAAGGGGAAATTATGGAACTGCGAGGGGACTATGCTTTAGTTAAATTTGGACAAGTCCCCACACCGAATATCTGGTTACGACTAGACCAACTAGAAGCAGCTTAA
- the trpB gene encoding tryptophan synthase subunit beta: protein MTTTPLPPNPQLTATQRPDPLGRFGQFGGKYVPETLMPALAELETAYNHYRQDPEFQTELQSLLKDYVGRPSPLYFAERITQHYAKPDGTGPQIYLKREDLNHTGAHKINNALAQALLAKKMGKKRIIAETGAGQHGVATATVCARYGLDCVIYMGIHDMERQALNVFRMRLLGAEVRPVEAGTGTLKDATSEAIRDWVTNVETTHYILGSVAGPHPYPMIVRDFHNVIGIETRSQCLEKWGGLPDILLACVGGGSNAMGLFNEFVNESSVRLIGVEAAGSGVETGKHAATLTHGQVGVLHGAMSYLLQDDDGQVMEAHSISAGLDYPGVGPEHSYLKDLGRAEYYSVTDQQALDAFQRLSRLEGIIPALETAHAIAYLEMLCPQLEGSPRIILNCSGRGDKDVQTVQKFLNHSNS, encoded by the coding sequence GTGACTACCACTCCCTTACCTCCCAACCCCCAACTCACCGCAACACAACGCCCTGACCCCCTCGGACGCTTCGGACAATTTGGCGGCAAATACGTTCCTGAGACCTTAATGCCCGCCTTAGCTGAACTGGAAACGGCCTATAACCATTATCGTCAAGATCCTGAATTTCAAACGGAACTCCAAAGCCTGCTTAAAGACTATGTGGGACGGCCTAGCCCTCTGTATTTCGCCGAACGCATCACCCAACATTATGCTAAACCTGACGGTACAGGCCCGCAAATTTATCTGAAACGGGAAGACCTCAACCACACGGGAGCCCATAAAATTAATAATGCCCTCGCCCAAGCGTTGTTAGCGAAAAAAATGGGCAAAAAACGAATTATTGCGGAAACTGGGGCGGGTCAACATGGGGTAGCGACGGCGACGGTTTGCGCCCGCTATGGCCTAGACTGTGTGATTTATATGGGCATTCACGACATGGAACGTCAAGCCCTGAATGTGTTTAGAATGCGGCTGTTAGGGGCGGAAGTTCGACCTGTGGAAGCGGGAACCGGAACCTTAAAAGATGCGACGTCTGAAGCCATCCGCGACTGGGTAACGAACGTGGAAACGACCCATTATATTCTCGGTTCGGTTGCTGGCCCCCATCCCTATCCCATGATTGTACGGGATTTTCATAATGTAATTGGCATCGAAACTCGCAGCCAATGTTTAGAGAAATGGGGCGGTTTACCGGATATTTTATTGGCTTGTGTTGGGGGCGGTTCTAATGCGATGGGGCTATTTAATGAGTTTGTGAATGAATCTTCTGTGCGCCTCATTGGGGTAGAAGCCGCCGGGTCGGGGGTGGAAACGGGAAAACACGCCGCCACCTTAACTCATGGTCAAGTGGGGGTTTTACACGGGGCGATGAGTTATCTGTTACAAGATGATGATGGTCAAGTGATGGAAGCCCATTCTATTAGTGCTGGGTTAGATTATCCGGGTGTGGGGCCAGAACACAGCTATTTAAAAGATTTGGGTCGGGCAGAATATTATAGTGTGACTGACCAACAAGCGTTAGATGCGTTTCAACGGTTATCGCGTTTGGAAGGGATTATTCCAGCGTTGGAAACGGCCCATGCGATCGCTTATTTAGAAATGCTTTGTCCGCAATTAGAAGGCAGTCCTCGAATTATTTTAAATTGTTCAGGACGGGGAGATAAAGATGTACAAACGGTACAGAAATTCCTGAATCATTCTAACAGTTAA
- a CDS encoding DUF6391 domain-containing protein, producing MNAFSSSTGQSIFDFVPDPTQDRELLQQLSFVPGVAELLTIRQVHALEHATVWVLSEGANTPNQRAETELFGGMSTEQGFYLYGKVETGRLRQAVEQGLRRLTLGEWDLAVHPRCGTNFSVNLLLTSGLAFGISSLLPKNLIEQLFGLGLATVLANQLAPDLGSIAQRYLTTAIPFNLRVVEISQTQDFWGRSAHFVRVQWVS from the coding sequence ATGAACGCTTTTTCCAGTTCAACGGGTCAGTCTATTTTTGATTTTGTACCTGATCCCACCCAGGATCGGGAACTGTTGCAACAGTTAAGTTTTGTGCCAGGAGTTGCAGAACTCTTGACAATTCGTCAAGTTCATGCTTTAGAACACGCAACGGTTTGGGTGCTGAGTGAAGGGGCGAATACCCCTAACCAACGGGCCGAAACGGAATTATTCGGGGGAATGTCAACGGAACAGGGTTTTTACCTGTATGGAAAAGTAGAGACAGGACGGTTACGGCAAGCCGTTGAGCAGGGGTTAAGACGTCTAACCCTAGGAGAATGGGATTTAGCCGTTCATCCGCGCTGTGGGACGAATTTCTCGGTGAATTTACTCTTAACCAGTGGACTCGCATTCGGGATCAGTTCCCTGCTTCCCAAAAACCTGATAGAACAATTGTTCGGTTTGGGATTAGCAACGGTCTTGGCCAATCAATTGGCCCCCGATTTGGGAAGTATAGCCCAACGTTATCTCACAACGGCGATTCCCTTTAATTTGCGGGTGGTAGAAATATCCCAAACCCAAGACTTTTGGGGACGTTCAGCCCATTTTGTTCGAGTGCAATGGGTAAGTTAG
- a CDS encoding DUF6972 family protein encodes MLKKLGAQIERGEYTGSVRNYERYGLFFTEAIGYRISPDGLRTPLFYGEVKIDANNRYHAIPRTRPSER; translated from the coding sequence ATTCTCAAGAAATTAGGTGCACAAATAGAAAGAGGAGAATACACGGGCAGCGTTCGGAACTACGAGCGCTATGGGCTATTTTTTACTGAAGCAATCGGTTATCGGATCAGTCCAGACGGTTTAAGAACTCCTTTGTTCTACGGTGAGGTAAAAATTGATGCAAACAACCGATACCACGCAATTCCTCGCACCCGACCTAGTGAAAGATGA